The nucleotide sequence GGGACGTTGGACTCTGGATCAAATATTAGAAGAACATTCTTTTCTAAAGGAGTTGGAGGAAGGAGAAATACCTGTAGTCGCTCCCCTGACTTTGGAAAACGGAGTCACAGTCCGAGAAACGAAGGGAATTTATTATACGATCTGGCCTCTACAAAAAGGAAGACTGGTAGAAGAGCTGGACAAAAACAATTTAGTCCAAATAGGAAGACTACTCGCCAGAATACACAATATTGGCGCCTCTAAACAGGCAAAACATAGGATACAATACAATCTGAAAAATTTCGGCGAGGAGCCATTGCGGTTTTTAAAAGAGAAGGAGTTCCTGCCCGCTCATCTATGGAAAAGATACGAAATAGCGGCCAGCAGGATATTTCACTCCTTCTCAGAAGCTTCCAAAGATATGCCGTTCCATCGGATCCACGGAGATTGCCATAAAGGAAATTTAATACAGACATCCGACGGACTATGCTTTATAGACTTCGACGATTTTGTGACCGGGCCGGCAGTACAGGATTTTTGGATGCTTCTTCCTTTCGGCGACTCCTCTTCCGAATACGAAAGAGAGATCTTTTTAGAAGGCTACCGCGAGTTTCGGGAATTTCGCCATTCTTGGTTCGATCTCGTGGAACCATTACGAGGTTTACGCTATATCCATTATTCTGCATGGATCGCAAAACGCTGGGAAGATCCTTCTTTCCCGAATGCGTTTCCTCATTTCGGGACCGAAGAATATTGGGAAAAAGAAACCCAGGATCTGGAAAGATTGGGTTCGGATCTTCCTGTATCTTCCGAGTCGGATGGCAGGAACTCTTTTGGTAAAACGGAAGAGTCCGAACTTACGAATAAGGACTTTTTTTGGGATATGGAGGATTAGGAGGTTAATCACTGAATATTCTTAATAAAAATTAAGATTTCCCTTCCTACATAATTACAAATTTTCTCGATTTTCTCAGTTGGAATAATTTGGTCATATAAACCAATTTCTTTTATTCCCGCTGTCCCCGTTTGGATTTCATAATTAAAATCATTAAATCTAATATTTAATGCGAAGCTATAATCGTTCCCTGTTTCTGAAGAATGTTTAAATCCCTTAAGCCTTCCCAAAATAATAACGGATCTCAGCATATCTAATTCTTGTTCGCTGTGGTCTACCCAATACTCAAAATCTACAAAATCCTGAAAGGTTATTTGATGGCCAGAATTCAAGGTTATAATTGACTCATTTTCGATTTCGTGATAGAATTCCTTAAATTTATAAGTAATTATTTCAAGTTTTTTCATTAGAGGAAATAAACTATTTCTAAATGTGTAATTCAGATTCAGCGCATCCTTCTTAGCTTTCACTATATCCTTTTTTGAGATTTCAATTTGTTTCAGCACAAGCTGTATTTCTTTATCTAAATCACCCGGTTCTTCTATATTTTCTCCTTTAACTCCTTTCAACATAATTTCCAAAGAACGAATCAACTGCTGTCCGACGTATTCTACAAAAGTATTAATTTCCCCTCCATCAGCAATTTGCAAAGCTCTAAGATAATTTTCCTTATCTTCCGTCTTAATAATTACAGGAGGATATTCATTCTTTATTAAAATTAAGTTCATTAGAATACGCGCAAGTCTGCCGTTACCATCATCGAAAGGATGTATTTTAATAAAAGCGTGATGAAAAGTGGCTGCAAAGACAAGCGGATGGAGCATTCTTTCTTTCATTTCTTTTTCATGCCAAATCAGAAGTGCCTGCATCTCTTCTTCGACCTTTAAAGGATCAGTGAAAGTTAAAGTTTCGCCTGTTATTGTTTTTACATGGTTGGGAAATTCCTTATATTTTCCCGGCTGGAACTTTTTAAGTATCTTTTTTCCGTTTTGATCAATTGCTTCCGTTTCGTATGGTTCTACCAATAATAATTTATGAAAGGAACGAATAATAAATTGAGTTAAAGGTTTATTCTCTTTAATAAAATCTTCCAATTCATGAATTGCTTCATTGTGTCCTTTGATATCCAGATGATCCTTTAAAGGTTTTCCGGCCGCAGTAAGACCGTGGAGCAAGAATGCCTTCGTTTCTCCGAAAGTAAGAGAGTTTCCTTCAATGTTATTAGAATGAAAGTTCCAATCTAACCGGAACTTTCTCATAATTCGATCCATGGTATCGTCCGGAATTGGTCGAAGTGCATCAATTTTTGATTTTAGATCATCGATTTGTTGGATCATTTCAGAGATCGACATATTTATAGATTCGTCATTTGTGAACTAGTAGCAATGAATTTAATAATGAAGTGCAGCTTCCAAACCTGAATTAGCCGCAAATGTAAGCTTATCTAATTCATCCCGGACCCTTTTTCCCTGTCGAAGTGCCTACAAAATCCCCAACCCACGAGATTCTGCCAAAATCCAATTTTTTGAGATTGACTCTCAAGTCTAAAATTAGAGATTTGTCACAGTATTGTCAGGAGAAACCCCATGAGCCTAGCCCAAGCATTAAGAGACGGAACCTCCGAATCTCATACCATCGCGGAAAATAACGCATTCATTCGCTGCTTCATGAAAGGAGTCTTGGAGCCCAAAAGTTACGCAAAACATTTGGAATCTTTTTATTTCGTGTATGCAGCAATGGAAGAAGAGCTGGAAAACAAAAAAGACCATCCAATCGTAGGAAAGATCAGATTCCCGGAATTATATAGAAAGGCGATGATCGAAAAGGACCTATCACATTTTTTCCAACCGGGACATTCTCCAAAGGCGACTCCTGCAACGGAAGCTTACGTAAAACATATTAGAGAAACTGCAAATACTTCCCCTGAATTATTAGTGGCTCATAGTTATGTTCGTTATTTGGGAGATCTTTCCGGCGGTCAGATCCTAAAAAGAGTGGCAGCTAAAGCTTTAGGGATCGAAGGAACATCCGGTCTGGATTTTTACGAGTTTCCCGAGATTTCTAGTCCGAAAGATTTTAAGGATAAATATAGAAACACATTAGATTCTCTTCCTTTGTCCGATTCCGAAAAACAAAAGATCGTGCAAGAGGCGAACGAAGTTTTCAAATTGAACGGAAAAATTTTCGACGAGTTGGAAGAAACCTTGATCTCCTCAATAGGCAAAGATAAATTCGAAGAAGTTTTAGCGAGTCCTGCGAGGCACTGATTTTTGTTAAAAGTATCTGCCAAAAAAGAATCCTCCTCCTTGGAGGTGGATTCTTTTCCCTGGATCACATTATCCTTCATCTTTTTAACTATGCTTCCGGTTACGATGATCGTGCCGGTATATAAAGAGATTATAAAAGATAGATTGGGTGGAACCGGATACGGAGTAGCCTGGTTCCAAAGTTCCGCCATGCTTGGTTCTTTCTTATTCTCACCTTTGGCAGGGTGGCTATCGGATAAATTAGGAACGAGAAAAAAATTAATCGGGACTTTTGCTATATTGGATGCGTTTTTGTTAGCCCTCCTCCCGTTTATGCCGAATATCTCATCTCTATTTGTTTTGAGATTTTTGGAAGGAGGGGCTCACATTTTTGTGATCGGCCTACTTCTCACCTGTATTTCGGACAGAGAAAAAGACCAAACATCTAGTTTTTATAATAAAGGAATCTTATTCGGATTAGGCGGAACACTTCTTACATTAGGAGGAGGTGTCGGCCAATCTCTCGGATTTTTAGGGAATAAAGATCCTCTCCTACCGTTTTTTGTAGGCGGGTTTATTCTTTTGGTTTTGGGAATTTTATCCTTCTTCTTCTTGGAAGAAGGTAACCTAAAAAAATTAGAATGGGAAGGGTGGCAAAAGACTAAAACTGCACTAGTTCTTTCTCCTTTATTACTCGTTCCGATCGCTTTCCATTTTGTGGATCGATTTACTGTTGGTTATTTTTTAAGCTCCTTAAATTTACATCTCAGAGAAGATCTGGGATTTTCCCCAGGTCAGGTCGGCGGGCTTTTCGGAGTAATGTTTCTGTTAATGAGTGTGTTGTCACTTCCTGCGGCACTTATTTCCAGAAGATGGAATTCCATCTCCTTAGTTTGGATCGGCTCTTTCATTTACGGGGTCGCTCAAGCGAGCACTGGCTATTTAAACAGTTCATCCGGACTGTATTTGTCTATGATTGCATGCGGTATAGGTGCCGGGATCATGTATGTCCCTGCTATGAGACTTGCTTCTTCACTCGCCCCCATCGGTTTTAATGCAGTGGTAATGACTGTGTTTACCGGGCTTGGTTCCTTGGGATTTCTTTTGGGACCTATAGTTTCCGTTTATGCTCAAGAGTCACTTAGTCAATTGTACGATAAAACTTCCGCTCTGGAATTCACAGGGATCTTGTATGGAGGTTTAGAAGTTTTATTGGTTTTAAGCACTCTTCCCCTGCTATCTAAAATTTTAGAGAAGGAAAGATGACTCGATCGATACGATCTATAAAGTTTTTAGAATATATTTCGTTCACCGACTTTGTTAATCTCAATTCCTGAATAATCAGGCGTTAATAATATCAAACAAATTTAGTTATATTAACGTATTTCCTCTTTAAAACGAGATTCGTTTTAGATTTAAGTTTACTATAGCGATAAAAACATCTCATATAACGGATAATGATCTTACAAGCTAGGAGAACGGAAATCATCCCATTCTTCCAACCGATCTTGTCCGTAGAAGATGGGCGAATTTTCGCCCATGAAGTTTTGGCTCGTAAAAGAACAGTAGATGGTTTTGTTTCCGCGGGCTATTTATTTTCAACAGAGGCAGGCCTATCCGACTCGGAACTGGGAGAACTGGAAGAAGGACTCTGGAGAAAAGCTTTAGAAATACTTAAAGTTTATCCTTACCAATCCAAATTATTTCTGAATATTTCTCCCAATCGTCTTTATAGGGAACTGGAGAATGAAAGAATAGATTCTTTTAGATTATTACGTTTAACAAGAGAATATGGAATAGAGCCGAATCGTATCATCTTAGAGGTAACGGAAGAAGAGTTTTCAGGAAGCTTGGATTCGTTAAGGATAGCAGTGGACCTTTTGCGTGCATATGGATTCAAGATCGCATTGGACGATCTAGGTTCAGAAGCATCCGGAATAGAAAGAGTGGGACTTCTTCGCCCGGACTTTTTAAAATTAGATCTGAGATTGATCAGAGCTTCTTCTCGTTCTCCTTCCGTGAGAAAAGTTTTGGAACATATCCGTGACCTTGCATTCTCCTTAGGAGCTTCCGTTTTATACGAAGGTTTAGAAACACAAGAAGAATTGTATTTTGCATTAGAAGGAGGAGCAAGATTTCTACAGGGATTTTTGCTATTGAGACCCGGCGCGGAGCTTTCCACCGGCAAAGAACTGTCTCTATCCATCAAAGAGATGGTAAAATTTTTCCATCAGAAAAAAATGGAAACTCTACGCCAAGAGTTGAATTTCGAGAATAAGATCAGACGGACTTTAGGTGAACTTTTAAATCCTTTTCCTGTATTAAAGATAGCTAATAGATATCTGATTGACGCTTATACCGTATTCCAATCCTCCAAAGAGATCCATAGAGTTTACATAACCGACTCCAAGGGAACACAATTATCCCCTTATTATATGAGGACAGGACAAGATTCCTTTCGGGAAACGAGTCATGGGATCGGTAAAAACTGGTCTTATCTTCCCTATTTTTATAGGCAACTTAGGGACTCCATGAGAAAACCCGATGATTGGGGAATGAGTGAGCGTTACTTTGATAGCGACGCCGTAAAAGATCTGATCGTTTTCAGTAAGGAAGTGGAATCAGGTGCGTACGTATTTTTGGACGTGACCGCTCCTCGTGTGTATTAAAAAACGGCTTTCATGAGCGGTATTGAAAATCAAATCCTACAAGATATTTATAGGGCGTCTTCCCAAGGAGGATTTCTTACTATGAGGGATTTGGAATTGAATACTTCCCTTTCCGAATGGAAATTACGACCTCATTTAGAAGATCTGAAAGAAGCAAGTCTAATCGTAGAGCACCCGGAAGGTTTCCAGGTTGCTCCGAAAGGTAGACATTTTTATCAAAGTAATTGGGGTTAATTCGGAACTTCCAATTCTTCTTCTATCGCCAAAACTTCTTCTTTTTTTACCTGCGTCCTATTCAATATGATCACGGACGAAATCGCGAACACTCCGCCGAGTAAGGTGCTTAATTTAGGCTCTTCTCCTAAAAAGATCCAACTCCCCAAAAGTGCTGTCACAGGTACAAGGAAGATAAACGAACTTGCAGTTCTGGATCCCAATCTGCTGGAAGCGTAAAAATACACTGTGGTCCCAAAGGTTGTAGATATTACGGAAAGATAAAATAGTTGGAGCCAGAAGTTCCAATCGTTATCCATCACTCCGCTCAGATCATAAGGAAATGCGAGAAATAGATCGAACACCGTCCCAATGCTGAACACGTAAAAACTGTAAACCATCGGAGACATCCTTTGTCCTGTACTATGACTGTTCATGCTTAGAACGGCCCAACTGAATGCGCAAAGTAAAAAGTAAACATTCCCCGATTGGAACAACATCGTCCAATCTCCTTCCCAAATTTTTAAGAGTAAAAATCCGCCGGTTAATCCTATGAACAAACCTATGAATTCTTTTCCGGAAGGTAGTTTTTTTTGGAAAGTATGGACCAAGATATACGTAAAGATGGGATTCATCGTGGTCACTAATACCCCGCCAGCTCCCGCTAATCCCTGACTAAGTCCTAATAGGAAAAATTGATTGTATATCGTGTATAAGACAGCACCAATCGCAACTTGTAATAAGCCTTTTTTGTCGGGTAAGACAATGGATTCTCTTCTGAGGATCAGGACCGGGACCAAAGAGATCGCAGTCGCTAAAAATCTCCAGAATACGATCACGATAGGAGGTTCCGTGCCCACGATCGATTTGGCGGAAGGCCAAGCGAATCCCCAACTTACCATGGCGATTACGAGAAGGATAAAGAATTTTATAGATTGATTTTGGAACATCCCTAGTTCTGCCTCATTACCAGTTTTTTTGTTCACCTCTTGAAGAGGAGTATAATAAAAAACCCGGCCTAAGTGCCGGGTTTTCCTTTCGACTTTAGTCTGTATCTGAAAGATCATGCATTAAGATCGATTAGATAACCCCTGCGAGTAATTTGATCGTCGGTATTTACGCCTACCTTGGCGAGACTCTTCGGCGCTGTAACAACTGTATCCATGTTACTGAGCGGATGAAGACGATCCGGCATATTACGGATGGTGAATTCGGATTGGGAGAATTGTTGGGCTGCTCGGTTATTACTTCCAGCCGCGTTGATTTCTTGTAACATAACTGCGAATCCTATTTTTACAAAATTTAGACTATTTAGGGAGTTCTGTAAAGAAATAAATTTTTACAGAGCCTCGCCTTCCCAGCGAGGGTAGACCATCTCGTCTTCCTCTTCCGGGATGGAAGAACCTGCCTCATCCTCGAGTAATGTGAATCCCTTCGGCTCTCCAATGAATTCAGGAAAATATTCGAAGAATAATTTGGCTGCGATAATCCTTTTAGCAGCCGGATAATTCTGTTTGAATGTATCCGAGAAGTCCAACTCGGGTAATTGATGAAATTGGATCCTGTCTTCAAAATTAATAAAGTCCTGCTTGGTGAAACCGACGTTTCTGGAGACAATCTCGTCCTTGAGTAAGATCCAATCCAATTTGAATCTCATTCGATATCCTTGGAATGCGGAAGATCGTTGGATCAGATTTACGATTCTCATCAAAGGATATTCCATATTGTAATAAGGTGTAAGATATATCATTAGATATCTTTGGGAAAAACCTAGAGGTTCCCAAACATTTTCTGGAGAAATATTATGATCACCGTCGAATCTTAACTCTTCTAACATAGAGTGAAGCTCCGGAGCGTTCTTTTTTTCGGTATAAAATTCCTGGATGGCGACCTCTCCGAATTCTCCGTAATAGAGCCATTTGTATAGATCTTGGATCTCTGCCAAGGGATGGGCCTGCAAAAATCTATTGAGACTCTCGATCTTCTCTTCCCTGGTACGGTTTTCGTCTATCTCCTTATGAATCATAAAAACCTTAAGGAAGATTTTTAAATCCGGTTGCTTCCGAATTCAAGCTTAAAACCGGCCTTTGGAAATTTTAGAAAAAGTTTATTCTTGGTCTTTGGAATATTTTTCTTTGTCCGAAGCGAATTCTTGTCCTTTGAGCAAACGGATCAGATTGGTCCTATGAAGTACTAAGATCGTGAAACTAATACAGACGATCGCCCAAAAGATAGGCGTATTATAACTTTTTCCGTCTATAAGAGAAAGTAGATAGTAGGAAATAGGCAAAGTGATCGCTCCCCCTATGGAACCGATGGACACAAAACCGAAGATCTTTTTTAGAATTAAAAATACGATCAACGTAATGAGGATCGGACCGGGAGAAAGCACTGCAAATACTCCGAAGCTGGTCGCCACGCCCTTCCCTCCTTTAAATTTTAAAAAAGGAGAAAACATATGACCAAGGACCGCAGCCACTCCGCAAAAAAGGGAAAGGTATTCTTGGGAATCTTCGTATAAAAATCGTATCGCAAGAGGAAAAACGGCACCTTTTGCAATATCTAAAAGTAAAACGGGGAGTCCTATTTTCCAACCTAGCAAACGGGTAACGTTTGTGGCACCTATATTCCCGCTTCCTTTTTGTCTGATGTCTATTCCTTTCAACTTTGCGGCTAAAAACCCAAAAGGAACGGAACCTAAAAGAAAAGACGCAGGTAAGAAGAATAGATACAGTTCGTTCATTTCCGATCAGACCTCAATTCCAAACGGATCGGGATTCCCTTTAAATTATACTTTTCGGTCAGCTTCTTCTTAATGAATGTCAATAGATTGGATTTAAAATAATCCACATGGTTCACAAATAAGATCAAATGAAACGGAGAAACGGATACTTGGGTACAATACAACATCTTAGGAGGTTTGTTCGCGGAGAAAGACCTACCGGCTTCCGCCATCCATGCTCTGAGTGATTGGTTCAGTTCCGAGGTGGAGATCTTTTTCTTAGAACGGGATGCCAGATCGATGGTCATCTCCATCATCTTATGGATCCGCTGTTTTTCCTTAGCGCTTAAAGTGATGATCTGAATTTCTTTTAAAAGAGGAAACCTCGAATACAAACGTTCTTGGTAATTTTTAAAGGAATCGTTATCCTTATCTTCGATAGCATCCCATTTATTTACCGCGAGTAAAAAAGGTTTCCCTTCTTCTTGGAGCATTCCTACGATCTTTTTGTCGAATTCTCCGAAACCTTTGAGCGCGTCCAAAAGATGAATGACCACATCGGAATTCTGGATGGTTCTTTTAGTCCGTTGGTAAGAATAAAATTCCAAGGCTTCTGCCTTATCCGATTTTCTGCGGATCCCTGCAGTGTCCGTGATACGGATCTTTTTGCCTTCGAACGTGACTGTTGTATCGACGGAGTCTCTGGTTGTTCCCGCAACTTCACTCACAACCGCTCTATCATATCCGCAAAGTGCATTTAATAAACTGGATTTTCCAGCGTTCGGTTTTCCTACGATCGCAAGACTGAAGTCTTCAGTAGCCCCAGAGGAAATTTCCCCTTCTTCTGTGGTTTGGACTTTTCTTTTTGCGGTCGGCAGTAAGAATGCTATCTTTTCTAATAGAAGAGGAAGGTTCCTTCTTCCTATCGCAGAAATCGGGAGGATTTCCGACAGACCCATCTTATAAAAAGAATCCAGGTCTTCTTCATCTTCCGGATGATCCACTTTGTTTACACAATATAAAACGGGGATCTGATTTAACTCCGGATCCTTTCTGAATTTATCAATGAGTCTGGAATCGTACGAAGTAACCTCGTGTAGATCCAAAAGAAAAACTACCAGATCGGATTCTGCGACTTGCCGGAAAGCATTTTCGAGAACCGCTTCTTCCAGACTTTCAGGCCTTTCTATATCCAAACCGGGTGTATCGCATAAGACGAAGTCCAGGCCCTTCTCCGGATTTAAAACACGAGCACGAAGAACATCACGCGTCACACCAGGATAATCCTCGGTAATCGCTAATTTCTTTTTCAGAAGTGCGTTGAATAAAGTGGACTTACCAACATTCTGGCGTCCTACGATACTTATAATCGGAACTCTTTTTTTAGAGGACATTTAAGAGTAATTCTTGGCCTTCATCGCTCTCGCGATTTCCAGTTTTGCGTCGCTTTTTTTCATATCTTCCCGTTTATCGTAGAGTTTTTTAGGTTTTGCTAATGCTAACTCCACCTTGGCCCAACGGTTATCCTTAAAATAAACTTTAGTAGCGACGAGCACCAATCCCTTTTCTTTGATCTGTTTATCTAACTTATCTATCTCTTTTCTATTCAAAAGAAGTTTGCGAGGACGGATATCCGGATGATTTGCATATCCTCCGTTCTTGTATGGAGTGATGGAAAAACCATCTAGGTAAACTTCTCCGTTTTTTATTTTTGCAAACGCATCGGTAAGGTTTGCTTTTTTTTCTCGGAGACTTTTGACTTCGGATCCGGACAAGACGATACCCGCTTCGATGAATGAGATCAATTCGAAGTTGAACTTGGCCTTTTTATTGACCAGAGGTTGAGGGCTATTGTCTTTTTCTTTTTTCGTTGCCATAGTTCCCAGGAGCGGGAATTCCCCGCGCTTACCGCTATCGGGAAGAATGGTGAGTGAGGATCAATCTTCCCAGTTCTGCTCCGATTAAATTCGGCATATTATAAAAGTTTTCGGAAGTGATTTGGATGGAATCCGGAAATAAATGCTCTGCAATATATCTGCGTCCCAATCCCACACCCAAAAACACGTAATTTTTATTCGAATGTTTTAGGATCTCGGCTTTTAGACGTTTATTATCCCGGGATTGGATCTCTTGCTCGATCTCCGTTTTACCCCTTTGTCCCCTAAAGTCCGAAATCATTACCAGTATTTTCGTCTGTGCCTCCGGGGAAAAGTAGGATTCTATCTGTTCTAAGAGCTGGTATTCCTCAATCGAGTCCCCTTGCCAGTCGGAACGGAGGGAATCGAACATCTCCTCCTCCTTTTTAGAATCAAAGTATTCGTCCATTCGTTTCACCTGGACGAGATCGATCCTGTCTTTTCGGTTCATTCTATCCGAATAAGCCGTTACGGAGAAGTTTACGTCATGTTCATCCAGGATATGAGCGCTAGAGAGCATAGCGGATAATGTGGCGACGGAATATTCGAAGTTGAAGATCCTACGCGACTTGGAAACGAGAAAGGCCACTTCTACACCTTTTAGTTTTTCCTCGTCCTTATCGATCGTGGTCTTATCAAATACCTTAGAGTCTCCTTTTCCGGAGAGAAAGGATATATATTTTCGAGTGTCGATTCGAGAACCTTCACTTCTATACATCCGATTGATGTCTATCGCCGGATCAAAAAGTCTTTCCAGGTTCAGTTCCACTTCTTCCAAACTACGCCCGAAAACTTCCTTAAATTCTTTGATGCTGGTTTGGATGGTGTATTCCCAAAGTATCCTACGTTTTGCTAAGAATGCTTTGTATAATTCTTCCGTGCGATACCCCCAGGCTCCGCCTCCGCCTGCAGGTTCTCCTTGGCCCATATTCCCTCTGGTCTCTTGTCCGTACCAAGCGTCGGGCCCTTCTTTTCTTTGGCCGCCGGTTTCAGGAGTATTGATCTCCAGGCCTTCTCTTAATTCCCTTCCGGAGTTTTTGAGTTCCGCCTTTCCTGTTAGAGGCTCTCTTTTATGTAGTTCCGGATCCCACCAACGTTTCTTTTCGATTTCCGTAGAAGGGGTCAGAGTTTTTTTTTTCTTATCTTCCAAAGTTTGGAAGAAGTCCGATACGATCTCGATCCCTGATAAGGAGAATTCTAAAATTCTCTCCAATTCTTTTCTTTCTCCAGGATCGGAGACTTGGTTAGAGTAAGCGATCTTTCCGCCTCTAAAAGCAATCTCGCGCAGGCCCTCTTTTCCAAGAGACTCTTCCGCATAACGCAGTATATGATCTTTCCATTGCAGAAGATTAGAAAGTCCGAATGTATAAGGCATCAAATTCGCGGAACCGATCGTTCTCTTTTTGGAAAGATCCTTAATTTTAATATGGAACTCCGCCATTTTAGAGACAAGGTCTCCTTCAGGAAGATAGAAGTTTAGGATCTCTTGTAATGTCGCATTGTCTTCTAATTCTGGAAACAAAACGGAAGTAAACCTGTTACGAAAGGCTCTGGAAATGGTAGGTGTAGACTTGGTCTTTCTGAATAATTTCAGCGCGAATATGCGGGAATCCTCCTTCAAAGAAAGGGGTTTTTCTTCCGAACTTTCCGGAGGAAGAACGAGAGCCCTTGCATCATCCGTAAGCATATTCAATTTTTCGACTAGTTCGGCGCCAGCTGCTTCCAGGTTGGTGATGAGAATATTCCCACCTTCTCTAATTCCTTTGGTAAGTGGGCCGTCCACCCAACCTACTTGGGAACCGGCGATCGGTTTTAAAGCCCCTATAATATCCGCAGTATGGATCCCTTTACAAAGATGTACCGCTTCTAGAGGAACGCCGCTGATCTCTGTAAACAAAGGTAGAATGAGCTGAGGATCTTGTTCTTCGGAATATTCGATCAGAACATTTTCCTTAAATTGGACTGCTGAGTAGACCTTCTCCGCAAACTCTCTTAGCTTTAAAGGCATCGGAACCGAAGATAGAATTTCTTTTGCGGTTTTTTCGTTGGTAACATGGATCTCCTTATCGTTACAAAATAAGGAACTCTTATGCACTTCGAACTTAGGCTCCGGAAGATTCGGTTTGGATTTTAATCCGGTTTCTTTGAGCAGAAGTTCTATTTGGGAATTTCTATCTTCTTCCTTGCGGAAAGGTTCCACGTAAAAATTCCAAAGTTCTCTGAATCTAAGCTCGGGCTGATCCGCCTTTAAAGCCAGGATACGATTACAAAGTTTTTTTAGATTTCTGATATTGAAGTGATATTTTTCTAGATCACCTTTTCCTAATGTACCGGAGATCACTTTGGATTCGGTCTCCAAGGAAATACGGATACAGGATTTCAAAATATCGGTGTTCATGTTCGGATATAATTTTCCCAAAATGAACAGGATCTCGTCGGGAGTATGAGGATCTATGAATACTGTGGAATAATATCTGGTGATATCGAAAGGAAGCGGTTTACGTCCCTCGAATCCTTCCGAAGGATTTTGGGTTCCTATAAAATTAAAACCATCCGCCCCGTGAATGCGTGATCCGTCTCCTTCGATCAGTTCCAGATAATTGGATTCGTACACTGTGGAAAAACGTTTGATGATATGAGGTGGACAGAGGTTCATCTCATCCGCCACAAAACTTGCGCCACTTCTGACAGCGGAAGTTAAAGGCCCGTCTCCCCAAGCGAATCCTTTTCCGTCCAATAGCAAACGATAAGAACCGATCAGATCTTCGGGAAGAGTGTCCTCGTTAA is from Leptospira sp. WS58.C1 and encodes:
- the plsY gene encoding glycerol-3-phosphate 1-O-acyltransferase PlsY, translated to MNELYLFFLPASFLLGSVPFGFLAAKLKGIDIRQKGSGNIGATNVTRLLGWKIGLPVLLLDIAKGAVFPLAIRFLYEDSQEYLSLFCGVAAVLGHMFSPFLKFKGGKGVATSFGVFAVLSPGPILITLIVFLILKKIFGFVSIGSIGGAITLPISYYLLSLIDGKSYNTPIFWAIVCISFTILVLHRTNLIRLLKGQEFASDKEKYSKDQE
- the der gene encoding ribosome biogenesis GTPase Der, coding for MSSKKRVPIISIVGRQNVGKSTLFNALLKKKLAITEDYPGVTRDVLRARVLNPEKGLDFVLCDTPGLDIERPESLEEAVLENAFRQVAESDLVVFLLDLHEVTSYDSRLIDKFRKDPELNQIPVLYCVNKVDHPEDEEDLDSFYKMGLSEILPISAIGRRNLPLLLEKIAFLLPTAKRKVQTTEEGEISSGATEDFSLAIVGKPNAGKSSLLNALCGYDRAVVSEVAGTTRDSVDTTVTFEGKKIRITDTAGIRRKSDKAEALEFYSYQRTKRTIQNSDVVIHLLDALKGFGEFDKKIVGMLQEEGKPFLLAVNKWDAIEDKDNDSFKNYQERLYSRFPLLKEIQIITLSAKEKQRIHKMMEMTIDLASRSKKKISTSELNQSLRAWMAEAGRSFSANKPPKMLYCTQVSVSPFHLILFVNHVDYFKSNLLTFIKKKLTEKYNLKGIPIRLELRSDRK
- the smpB gene encoding SsrA-binding protein, whose amino-acid sequence is MATKKEKDNSPQPLVNKKAKFNFELISFIEAGIVLSGSEVKSLREKKANLTDAFAKIKNGEVYLDGFSITPYKNGGYANHPDIRPRKLLLNRKEIDKLDKQIKEKGLVLVATKVYFKDNRWAKVELALAKPKKLYDKREDMKKSDAKLEIARAMKAKNYS
- a CDS encoding AAA family ATPase, translating into MDTISIAGIKVPKSKLGNNSGSLGSDLVETDSTIRNLQNILYPLLESRPVLLVGDAGVGKNALIYYINFKRNHPTARFSFNEDTLPEDLIGSYRLLLDGKGFAWGDGPLTSAVRSGASFVADEMNLCPPHIIKRFSTVYESNYLELIEGDGSRIHGADGFNFIGTQNPSEGFEGRKPLPFDITRYYSTVFIDPHTPDEILFILGKLYPNMNTDILKSCIRISLETESKVISGTLGKGDLEKYHFNIRNLKKLCNRILALKADQPELRFRELWNFYVEPFRKEEDRNSQIELLLKETGLKSKPNLPEPKFEVHKSSLFCNDKEIHVTNEKTAKEILSSVPMPLKLREFAEKVYSAVQFKENVLIEYSEEQDPQLILPLFTEISGVPLEAVHLCKGIHTADIIGALKPIAGSQVGWVDGPLTKGIREGGNILITNLEAAGAELVEKLNMLTDDARALVLPPESSEEKPLSLKEDSRIFALKLFRKTKSTPTISRAFRNRFTSVLFPELEDNATLQEILNFYLPEGDLVSKMAEFHIKIKDLSKKRTIGSANLMPYTFGLSNLLQWKDHILRYAEESLGKEGLREIAFRGGKIAYSNQVSDPGERKELERILEFSLSGIEIVSDFFQTLEDKKKKTLTPSTEIEKKRWWDPELHKREPLTGKAELKNSGRELREGLEINTPETGGQRKEGPDAWYGQETRGNMGQGEPAGGGGAWGYRTEELYKAFLAKRRILWEYTIQTSIKEFKEVFGRSLEEVELNLERLFDPAIDINRMYRSEGSRIDTRKYISFLSGKGDSKVFDKTTIDKDEEKLKGVEVAFLVSKSRRIFNFEYSVATLSAMLSSAHILDEHDVNFSVTAYSDRMNRKDRIDLVQVKRMDEYFDSKKEEEMFDSLRSDWQGDSIEEYQLLEQIESYFSPEAQTKILVMISDFRGQRGKTEIEQEIQSRDNKRLKAEILKHSNKNYVFLGVGLGRRYIAEHLFPDSIQITSENFYNMPNLIGAELGRLILTHHSSR